A window of [Limnothrix rosea] IAM M-220 contains these coding sequences:
- a CDS encoding DUF2862 domain-containing protein, with protein MEIGQKVQIYRLRDRVEKEIADKLGKVGTIKEFRVTDGSGIGAFVSFDDTTTAWFFGDEIRPAS; from the coding sequence ATGGAAATCGGGCAAAAAGTGCAAATATATCGCTTACGAGATCGCGTTGAAAAAGAAATCGCGGATAAACTCGGTAAAGTCGGTACGATCAAAGAATTTCGCGTCACAGACGGTAGTGGTATCGGTGCTTTTGTGAGCTTCGACGACACAACTACAGCTTGGTTTTTCGGTGACGAAATTCGTCCCGCTTCGTAA
- a CDS encoding SRPBCC family protein — protein sequence MSNWLEHSVQIEVDAPIEMVWGLWSDLEQMPKWMKWIESVEILEDDPELSRWKLASGSFEFKWLSKTLKVIPNQIIQWESIDGLPNRGAVRFYDRKGSSIVRLSIAYDIPGILGQVMDNLFLGKVVESTIQADLERFRIYLEQAKAASETMTR from the coding sequence ATGTCTAATTGGCTCGAACACAGTGTACAGATTGAAGTTGACGCACCCATTGAGATGGTTTGGGGTCTTTGGTCTGACCTTGAGCAAATGCCAAAATGGATGAAGTGGATCGAATCTGTCGAAATCCTTGAGGATGATCCAGAGCTTTCGCGTTGGAAGTTGGCGAGTGGCTCTTTTGAGTTTAAATGGCTCTCGAAAACGCTGAAAGTTATACCAAACCAAATCATTCAATGGGAGTCCATTGATGGTTTGCCAAATCGTGGTGCGGTACGTTTTTATGACCGCAAGGGCAGTAGTATTGTTCGCCTCAGTATTGCTTATGATATTCCGGGAATTCTTGGGCAAGTTATGGATAATTTGTTCCTCGGAAAAGTTGTTGAATCGACTATTCAAGCGGATTTAGAGCGGTTTAGAATATACCTCGAGCAAGCGAAGGCTGCTTCGGAAACTATGACTCGATAG
- a CDS encoding recombinase family protein, translating to MAIFAYTYTDPLLDDFVDAAIWGVEVDEVYADIAQRCELKRFLGTLSSTCSGYYLLLRKLDELGDSLTEIGDRLQRIEQAGVTIITTEQDYHSTHRDNPQQLSQLLQGIGDRQKSRKIQQGHAKNRRNCLPPPGRAPYGYKRGQDRYLIDRSTAPIVQAFCEHFLLYGSLRGSVRYIERRFGKKIAVSTGRKWLTNPAYRGNLHYKDGTTIPQTHAAILSDNEAAQIDRLLRRNRRLSPRSASAPRCLAGLVQCQTCQKTLTISRVTQRRKAQEYLYLRSPNCPQDDKCPAIAYEDVFRRTVQNICQEFPKLADQQNAPPLAAIQSQIQQRIQQKTALIATLPNLIEQDILDIETAALRRYTLQNDIAQLQNQRNQLPPANLRAIAQTLTLEQFWYDLSEAERRFYLREFIAQIYIAPHPNSPWEIQLKFIF from the coding sequence ATGGCGATTTTTGCTTATACCTACACTGACCCCCTTTTAGATGACTTTGTGGATGCGGCGATTTGGGGGGTAGAAGTCGATGAAGTTTATGCGGATATTGCCCAGCGCTGTGAGCTAAAACGTTTTTTAGGGACTTTATCGTCGACCTGTTCTGGTTATTATTTATTGCTTAGAAAATTGGATGAGTTGGGGGATAGTCTGACAGAAATTGGCGATCGCCTCCAACGGATAGAACAGGCTGGAGTCACGATTATTACCACTGAGCAGGATTACCATTCGACACACCGGGATAATCCTCAACAACTCAGCCAACTTTTGCAAGGGATCGGCGATCGCCAAAAAAGTCGAAAAATTCAACAGGGTCACGCCAAAAATCGTCGCAATTGCTTACCGCCACCAGGGCGCGCCCCCTACGGTTATAAACGGGGACAAGACCGCTATCTCATTGACCGGAGTACGGCTCCCATTGTGCAGGCTTTTTGTGAGCATTTTCTGCTATACGGTTCTCTGCGCGGCTCAGTGCGTTACATCGAACGTCGCTTTGGCAAAAAAATTGCGGTATCAACTGGGCGTAAATGGCTGACAAATCCGGCCTATCGCGGCAATCTGCACTACAAAGACGGCACAACCATCCCCCAAACCCACGCCGCCATCCTGAGTGATAATGAAGCGGCACAAATAGACCGACTACTACGTCGCAACCGTCGTCTGTCGCCCCGTAGCGCTAGTGCGCCCCGTTGTCTTGCTGGTTTAGTGCAGTGCCAAACCTGCCAAAAAACTTTAACGATTTCCCGCGTTACCCAGCGCCGAAAAGCCCAAGAATATCTTTATCTACGATCGCCCAACTGTCCCCAAGACGATAAATGTCCGGCGATCGCCTACGAAGACGTTTTTCGAAGAACAGTACAGAACATTTGCCAAGAATTCCCCAAGCTTGCCGACCAACAAAATGCGCCTCCCCTCGCCGCTATTCAAAGCCAGATTCAGCAGCGTATCCAACAAAAAACAGCGCTCATTGCCACATTGCCCAATTTAATCGAGCAGGACATCCTCGATATCGAGACCGCCGCATTACGCCGTTATACCCTCCAAAATGACATTGCCCAGCTGCAAAACCAACGCAACCAACTGCCCCCCGCCAACCTCCGGGCGATCGCCCAGACCCTAACCCTCGAACAATTTTGGTATGACCTCTCCGAAGCCGAGCGACGCTTCTACCTAAGGGAATTTATTGCCCAGATTTACATTGCCCCGCACCCCAATAGCCCTTGGGAAATCCAGTTAAAATTCATTTTTTAG
- a CDS encoding bifunctional nuclease family protein → MIEMNVAGIALDAITRSPIVLLKDATERRALPIYIGQDQARSIMNVIDNKTPPRPLTHDLLANLIETWDLIVEKVIIHALEDNTFYAVLCTKQGEITKEIDCRPSDAIALALRMNSPIWVLEEVISEASIPVDRDADEEERQAFREFVDNLSPEALIRNSSHSANSEES, encoded by the coding sequence ATGATTGAAATGAATGTTGCAGGCATCGCCCTTGATGCTATTACGCGCAGTCCGATTGTTCTTTTAAAAGATGCAACCGAGCGTCGTGCTTTGCCCATTTATATTGGTCAAGATCAAGCGCGTTCCATCATGAATGTCATTGATAATAAAACGCCACCCCGGCCGCTGACCCATGATTTGTTAGCAAATTTGATAGAGACGTGGGATTTAATTGTTGAAAAAGTGATTATTCACGCCCTAGAAGACAATACGTTTTATGCGGTGCTCTGTACGAAACAGGGGGAAATAACGAAAGAAATAGACTGTCGTCCTAGTGATGCGATCGCCCTCGCGTTGCGTATGAATAGTCCGATTTGGGTTTTAGAGGAGGTGATCTCTGAAGCGTCGATTCCCGTTGACCGTGATGCTGACGAAGAAGAACGCCAAGCTTTTCGGGAATTTGTGGATAATCTTAGTCCGGAAGCTTTAATTCGTAATAGTAGTCATTCGGCAAATTCTGAAGAAAGCTAA
- a CDS encoding DUF429 domain-containing protein, giving the protein MKFVGIDFGWTSGASGLCLLEFSVKNHSLAIAAFDLMLNPDEIVAWVDHVLPHPEAGLVAVDAPTIIPNETGTRLPDRLTHKYFGKYHAGCYPANLNRPFAPRTTKLGFDLEARGFDHAPAMTARKIGRYQIEVFPHPAMVQLFTLDRIIKYKKGRLGDRRRELQRLMGYVETILPSLEPSLEINQQWHTLIAPVATVKGSILKEIEDRIDALICAYVGAYWWYWGSEKNQTLGDRASGYIIVPAPVRINDQQSL; this is encoded by the coding sequence GTGAAGTTCGTCGGTATTGATTTTGGCTGGACTTCCGGCGCTAGTGGTTTGTGTCTGTTGGAGTTTTCTGTAAAAAACCATAGTTTGGCGATCGCCGCTTTTGATCTCATGCTCAATCCCGATGAAATTGTCGCTTGGGTGGATCATGTTTTGCCGCATCCTGAGGCGGGCTTAGTGGCAGTGGATGCCCCCACCATTATCCCTAATGAGACGGGCACAAGATTACCGGATCGCCTGACCCATAAATATTTTGGGAAGTACCATGCCGGCTGCTATCCCGCGAATCTCAATCGGCCGTTTGCGCCACGGACCACCAAATTAGGCTTTGATCTCGAAGCGCGGGGATTTGACCATGCACCAGCAATGACGGCACGAAAAATTGGCCGCTATCAAATTGAAGTTTTTCCCCATCCGGCGATGGTGCAGCTGTTTACCTTGGACAGAATCATTAAATACAAAAAGGGCAGGTTGGGCGATCGCCGCCGAGAATTACAGCGCTTAATGGGCTATGTTGAAACTATTTTGCCGAGCCTAGAGCCGAGCCTAGAGATTAACCAACAGTGGCACACTCTCATTGCCCCAGTGGCAACGGTGAAGGGCAGTATTTTAAAAGAAATTGAAGACCGTATTGACGCTCTAATCTGTGCCTATGTCGGAGCCTATTGGTGGTATTGGGGGAGCGAAAAAAATCAGACCCTCGGCGATCGCGCTTCTGGTTACATTATCGTGCCCGCACCTGTTAGGATTAATGACCAGCAATCATTGTGA
- a CDS encoding pentapeptide repeat-containing protein encodes MDAGELLERYAAGERDFREVDLEGAFLGGAHLNGINLRESSLTRVIFTGATLNQANLREADLSYSSLQGDFSQANLISSNLTEANLTAAKLAYSGMRAANLTRAKLASADLSYCILNEAIMREANLSKATLVDAFIGRANLTQANLEGANLQGANLTSAILIGANLQGANLANATLHGINATGSTMNDADFSKSKLNSANLTNAKLRGTNLREAQLAWTTLRGADLTEAKLFRAKLYWSNFTGANLTRTMLMDATMDKVNFRNAILDGTIFPRGVDMVQAT; translated from the coding sequence ATGGACGCAGGGGAACTACTCGAACGCTATGCAGCGGGAGAAAGGGATTTTCGTGAAGTGGATCTCGAAGGAGCCTTTTTAGGTGGAGCCCATTTAAATGGCATCAATCTCCGCGAAAGTAGTCTAACGCGCGTCATTTTCACCGGCGCTACCCTGAACCAAGCGAATCTCCGCGAAGCAGATCTAAGCTACTCCAGTCTGCAGGGTGATTTCAGCCAAGCAAATTTAATTTCTAGTAACTTAACCGAGGCCAATCTCACTGCCGCAAAACTGGCCTATAGCGGTATGCGTGCGGCTAATTTGACGCGGGCGAAGTTAGCATCTGCTGATTTGTCCTACTGCATTCTGAATGAAGCAATTATGCGGGAGGCCAATCTCAGTAAGGCGACCCTTGTGGATGCGTTTATTGGTCGAGCGAATTTAACCCAAGCGAATCTTGAGGGCGCAAATTTACAGGGCGCAAATCTCACCAGTGCTATCTTAATCGGCGCAAATCTCCAGGGTGCAAATTTAGCGAATGCAACCTTGCATGGGATTAACGCCACAGGTTCGACCATGAATGATGCGGATTTTAGTAAAAGTAAGCTTAATAGTGCGAATTTAACGAATGCCAAATTGCGCGGTACAAATTTACGGGAAGCACAGCTGGCTTGGACAACTTTACGGGGAGCGGACTTAACGGAGGCAAAGTTGTTTCGGGCAAAACTTTATTGGTCCAACTTCACTGGTGCAAATTTGACACGCACAATGTTGATGGATGCGACGATGGATAAGGTGAATTTCCGTAATGCTATCCTTGACGGTACGATTTTTCCCCGCGGTGTAGATATGGTTCAGGCAACGTGA
- a CDS encoding PBP1A family penicillin-binding protein has protein sequence MTQPNQQPPKTQIGQMVTQAINTMVSFGQQTLKPDARVPEIHIEGQAQPYPLVGDRHTGGRSRSNDIPIKNETVSAKHFSLSKDPTNPRHYIIRDEKSSNGLYINKRKTRSYPLRNGDEIYLAPPELAQAVKLTYRYTPPTWVQFIRYGLVGTGGFIGFICLLLAWQWSKFPLNPLPAGVTGPIVIFADDGETAINPVTTDSHREIPRLKEFSPYLRNGVLASEDARFYWHTGIDPIGIARAVKVAVSQGDVTQGASTITQQVARSLFPAVGTEKTASRKLREMIVALKMETFFSKNEILLLYLNKVYLGVGQSGFEDAAQFYFDKSARDLDLVESATLVAMLPAPNAFNPIVNPDKSREQRNLVIDRMHKLGKITDQEQRQAKLTPIEDRLSEDARRALSNNAAPYFYNYVQQELEELLGEDALKMGNLYIETGLNLKMQQTAAKALETSIETDGAQVGYSQGAIATLDSETGEILAMVGGKDYAESQFNRAVQAKRQPGSTFKVFGYGAAIASGTSPYTNFSCAPLTWQGQQFRGCERTSTGSTDMFRGLAQSENAIALRIAQDVGLNNVINFAQQLGIESELNPSPGLILGESEVTVLEMAGAYATFANGGTWQKPHAIRRIYDSSDCTGNTIDSCYLLYDFSKRSDFRREQVISRSTAQTMTQMMQGVIQSGTGKVARLGLDEAGKTGTTNRNVDMWFVGYVPSQKLVSAVWLGNDDNSPTRGGSYYAAKLWGAYTNASF, from the coding sequence ATGACCCAGCCCAATCAACAGCCCCCCAAAACCCAGATTGGACAAATGGTGACCCAAGCCATCAACACAATGGTGAGCTTTGGGCAGCAAACCCTAAAACCCGATGCCCGCGTCCCAGAAATTCATATTGAAGGTCAAGCCCAACCCTATCCCCTCGTTGGCGATCGCCACACCGGTGGACGAAGCCGCAGTAACGATATTCCCATCAAAAACGAAACCGTCAGCGCCAAACATTTTTCCCTAAGTAAAGACCCCACCAACCCGCGCCACTACATTATCCGCGACGAAAAATCCTCCAACGGCCTTTACATCAACAAACGCAAAACTCGCAGTTACCCCCTCCGTAACGGCGACGAAATTTATCTGGCTCCCCCCGAACTCGCCCAAGCCGTTAAACTCACCTATCGCTACACTCCCCCCACGTGGGTACAATTTATTCGCTATGGGCTGGTGGGTACAGGTGGATTTATTGGTTTTATTTGTCTTCTGTTGGCGTGGCAATGGTCGAAATTCCCCCTTAATCCCCTTCCTGCTGGTGTAACCGGTCCCATTGTAATTTTTGCCGACGATGGTGAAACCGCCATTAACCCCGTCACTACCGACAGTCATCGGGAAATTCCACGCCTGAAAGAATTTTCACCCTATCTTCGTAATGGTGTTCTCGCCTCCGAAGATGCCCGTTTTTATTGGCATACAGGCATCGATCCAATTGGTATTGCCCGTGCCGTAAAAGTTGCTGTCAGTCAAGGGGATGTTACCCAAGGGGCTAGTACGATCACCCAGCAGGTGGCACGGAGTTTATTTCCGGCAGTCGGTACAGAGAAGACCGCGAGTCGTAAACTCCGGGAAATGATCGTCGCCCTTAAGATGGAAACCTTTTTCAGCAAAAATGAAATTTTATTGCTCTATCTCAACAAAGTTTACCTAGGTGTCGGACAGTCCGGATTTGAAGATGCAGCACAGTTTTACTTTGATAAATCAGCACGGGATCTTGATTTGGTAGAGTCGGCGACCCTTGTGGCGATGCTGCCGGCTCCCAATGCCTTTAACCCCATTGTGAATCCCGACAAATCCCGCGAGCAGCGTAATCTTGTGATCGACCGGATGCATAAACTCGGCAAAATCACGGATCAAGAGCAACGTCAAGCGAAGCTAACCCCCATTGAAGACCGCCTCAGTGAAGATGCTCGCCGCGCCCTGTCCAATAATGCTGCGCCCTATTTTTATAATTATGTTCAGCAAGAATTAGAGGAATTACTTGGTGAAGATGCCCTCAAAATGGGTAATCTCTACATCGAAACGGGCTTAAATCTCAAAATGCAGCAAACTGCGGCAAAGGCTCTCGAAACGTCCATTGAGACTGATGGTGCACAGGTCGGCTATTCCCAAGGGGCGATCGCCACATTAGACAGTGAAACAGGCGAAATTCTGGCCATGGTCGGCGGGAAAGATTATGCCGAAAGTCAGTTTAATCGTGCTGTTCAAGCAAAACGCCAACCTGGTTCTACTTTCAAAGTTTTTGGCTACGGGGCGGCGATCGCCAGCGGCACTTCCCCCTACACAAACTTTTCCTGTGCTCCCCTAACTTGGCAGGGACAACAATTTCGTGGCTGTGAACGCACCAGTACTGGCAGCACTGATATGTTTCGAGGCTTAGCCCAATCTGAAAATGCGATCGCCCTCCGCATTGCCCAAGATGTCGGCTTAAACAATGTCATTAATTTTGCCCAGCAGCTCGGCATCGAATCAGAGCTAAACCCATCACCCGGTTTGATTTTGGGAGAAAGCGAAGTCACCGTACTAGAAATGGCCGGAGCCTACGCCACCTTCGCCAACGGCGGCACATGGCAAAAACCCCACGCTATTCGGCGTATCTATGACAGCAGTGACTGTACTGGCAATACCATCGACAGTTGCTATCTGCTCTACGACTTTAGTAAGCGCTCAGATTTTCGCCGTGAACAAGTGATTTCCCGTAGCACTGCCCAAACCATGACCCAGATGATGCAAGGTGTCATTCAAAGCGGGACAGGCAAAGTCGCTCGCCTAGGTCTTGATGAAGCAGGAAAAACAGGGACAACCAACCGCAACGTTGATATGTGGTTTGTCGGCTATGTCCCTTCCCAAAAATTAGTGAGCGCTGTCTGGTTAGGCAACGACGACAACTCTCCCACAAGAGGTGGTAGCTACTACGCGGCAAAGCTGTGGGGAGCTTATACAAACGCATCCTTTTAA
- the pstB gene encoding phosphate ABC transporter ATP-binding protein PstB, with amino-acid sequence MTNTHQLHQTDHILQTKNVSVYYGNFLAIKGVYLDIPRNQVTAFIGPSGCGKSTLLRCYNRLNDLISSFKLEGDISYHGSSLYSSEVDPVEVRRRIGMVFQKPNPFPKSIYDNIAYGARINGYKGDMDELVEQSLRQAALWDEVKDKLRQSGLALSGGQQQRLCIARTIAIQPEVVLMDEPCSALDPISTLKIEELIHQLKEKYTIVIVTHNMQQASRVADMTAFFNVKTNEDGTRQGYLGECDRTEVIFQNPREQATQEYVSGRFG; translated from the coding sequence ATGACTAATACACATCAGCTCCACCAGACAGATCATATTCTTCAGACGAAGAATGTAAGTGTCTACTATGGTAATTTTCTGGCGATTAAAGGGGTCTATCTAGACATACCTAGAAATCAAGTTACAGCCTTCATTGGGCCTTCCGGTTGCGGTAAGAGTACCCTGCTGCGCTGCTATAACCGCCTGAATGATCTAATTTCTTCATTCAAACTAGAAGGCGACATTTCCTATCATGGCAGCAGTCTATACTCTTCTGAGGTAGATCCCGTCGAAGTGCGCCGCAGGATTGGTATGGTATTCCAGAAACCTAATCCTTTCCCAAAATCGATCTATGACAATATTGCCTACGGTGCCAGAATCAATGGCTATAAAGGTGATATGGATGAGCTTGTGGAACAGTCTTTACGTCAAGCAGCACTATGGGATGAAGTAAAAGATAAGCTGCGTCAAAGTGGTTTAGCCTTATCCGGTGGTCAGCAACAGCGCCTATGTATCGCCCGGACGATCGCCATTCAACCGGAAGTTGTGTTGATGGATGAGCCTTGCTCTGCCCTTGATCCGATTTCAACCCTAAAAATTGAAGAGCTAATTCACCAGCTAAAGGAGAAATACACTATCGTCATTGTGACGCACAATATGCAACAGGCATCCCGTGTTGCTGATATGACGGCTTTCTTCAATGTTAAAACGAATGAAGATGGCACTCGCCAAGGTTATCTCGGTGAATGCGATCGCACTGAGGTGATTTTCCAAAATCCCCGTGAGCAAGCCACGCAAGAGTATGTTAGTGGTCGTTTTGGATAA
- the lepA gene encoding translation elongation factor 4, translated as MTDVAVSRIRNFSIIAHIDHGKSTLADRMLQDTSTVSQRDMKEQFLDNMELERERGITIKLQAARMRYTAKDGNEYILNLIDTPGHVDFSYEVSRSLAACEGALLVVDASQGVEAQTLANVYLALDNDLEIIPVLNKIDLPGAEPDRVSEEIEEVVGLDCTDIIKASAKAGIGIEEILESVVRDVPPPADTIDQPLRALIFDSYYDPYRGVIVYFRVMDGEIKKGDKVLLMASKKEYEIDELGVLAPNEVHVDSLHAGEVGYFAASIKSVEDARVGDTITSAAEKAEEPLPGYTEAKPMVFCGLFPTDADQYPDLRDALDKLKLNDAALSFEPETSSAMGFGFRCGFLGLLHLEIVQERLEREYNLDLITTAPSVIYRVTTTDGQVVEIDNPSQLPDPQKREKIEEPYIKVDVITPEEFVGTIMDLCQTRRGVFKDMKYFTESRTNIIYELPLAEVVTDFFDQLKSRTRGYASMEYQLIGYRKGELVRLDLMVNKDPVDSLAMIVHRDKAYYVGRAMAEKLKELIPRHQFKIPIQAAIGSKIIASEHIPALRKDVLAKCYGGDISRKKKLLQKQAKGKKRMKAIGTVDVPQEAFMAVLKLDN; from the coding sequence ATGACCGACGTTGCTGTCTCTCGTATCCGAAACTTTTCAATTATTGCCCACATTGACCACGGCAAATCGACCCTTGCTGACCGGATGTTGCAGGACACAAGCACGGTTTCCCAGCGGGATATGAAGGAGCAGTTTCTAGACAATATGGAACTCGAACGGGAACGAGGTATTACCATCAAGCTCCAAGCTGCCCGCATGCGCTACACCGCAAAAGATGGCAACGAATATATCCTCAACCTCATTGATACTCCCGGACACGTCGATTTCTCCTACGAAGTGTCGCGCTCACTAGCAGCCTGTGAAGGAGCATTACTAGTTGTTGACGCGTCCCAAGGGGTAGAAGCCCAGACCTTGGCAAATGTTTACCTTGCCCTCGACAATGACCTCGAAATTATCCCCGTCCTCAACAAAATTGATTTACCCGGCGCAGAACCAGATCGGGTTTCTGAAGAAATTGAAGAAGTTGTCGGCCTTGACTGCACAGATATTATTAAAGCGTCGGCAAAAGCCGGCATTGGCATTGAGGAAATCCTCGAATCGGTTGTACGGGATGTTCCGCCACCAGCCGATACCATTGACCAACCCCTAAGGGCGTTGATTTTTGATAGTTACTATGATCCCTATCGCGGTGTGATCGTCTATTTTCGGGTAATGGACGGCGAAATCAAAAAGGGTGATAAAGTCCTTTTGATGGCGTCAAAAAAAGAATATGAAATTGATGAGCTGGGTGTTTTAGCTCCTAACGAAGTCCATGTGGATAGCCTCCATGCCGGAGAAGTGGGCTATTTTGCCGCTTCGATTAAATCCGTTGAAGATGCCCGGGTGGGTGACACAATCACCTCGGCGGCAGAAAAGGCAGAGGAGCCTTTGCCGGGTTACACCGAAGCAAAACCGATGGTTTTCTGTGGTCTTTTTCCCACCGATGCTGACCAATATCCTGATCTCCGTGATGCCCTCGATAAGCTGAAACTTAATGACGCGGCATTGTCTTTTGAGCCGGAAACGTCTAGTGCCATGGGTTTTGGCTTCCGGTGTGGTTTCCTTGGCTTGCTTCACCTCGAAATTGTCCAAGAGCGCTTGGAGCGGGAATACAATCTCGATCTGATTACGACGGCACCGTCGGTAATTTATCGGGTGACGACAACGGATGGACAGGTGGTGGAAATTGATAATCCGAGTCAGCTGCCGGATCCCCAAAAGCGCGAAAAAATCGAGGAGCCTTACATCAAAGTCGATGTGATTACGCCGGAAGAGTTTGTCGGTACGATTATGGATCTTTGTCAGACCCGCCGTGGTGTGTTTAAGGACATGAAGTATTTTACGGAGAGCCGCACCAATATCATTTATGAGTTGCCTTTGGCGGAGGTGGTGACGGATTTCTTTGATCAGCTTAAATCCAGAACTCGTGGCTACGCGAGCATGGAATATCAACTGATTGGCTACCGTAAGGGTGAGCTGGTGCGTCTTGATCTGATGGTGAATAAAGATCCGGTGGATTCGTTGGCGATGATCGTACACCGTGATAAAGCCTATTATGTCGGTCGGGCAATGGCTGAAAAGCTTAAGGAACTCATTCCCCGCCACCAGTTTAAGATTCCGATTCAGGCGGCGATTGGTTCAAAGATTATTGCGAGTGAACATATTCCGGCTTTGCGTAAGGATGTCCTTGCAAAGTGTTATGGCGGGGATATTTCTCGAAAGAAAAAGCTTCTCCAAAAGCAAGCGAAAGGTAAGAAGCGCATGAAGGCGATCGGTACGGTGGATGTGCCCCAAGAGGCATTCATGGCAGTCCTAAAGCTGGATAATTAA
- a CDS encoding FHA domain-containing protein, with the protein MAVNAASRKQNHYLVVHDDQGEREFTLTESKYTLGRKSDCTIVLDSHFVSRLHATLLRCLRNNGQSYYRLLDGDGYQQTSANGIIVNGKKVNAHELKHDDKIIFGPQVFAVYKFRQVADMPTQRKVMKEDDPFDVTLIDPAMIIEDDDDDDSPQDDITTQLIDNS; encoded by the coding sequence ATGGCCGTAAACGCCGCATCACGGAAACAAAACCACTACCTGGTTGTCCATGATGATCAAGGTGAGCGGGAGTTTACATTAACAGAATCGAAATATACATTGGGACGAAAAAGCGACTGTACTATTGTTTTAGATTCTCACTTTGTATCTCGCTTGCACGCTACACTTCTACGCTGTCTCCGCAATAATGGCCAATCCTATTACCGTTTACTCGACGGCGATGGCTATCAGCAAACTAGCGCCAATGGCATTATTGTTAATGGCAAAAAAGTTAATGCCCACGAACTCAAGCACGACGACAAAATTATTTTTGGCCCCCAAGTGTTTGCCGTCTACAAGTTTCGCCAAGTCGCTGATATGCCGACCCAAAGGAAGGTTATGAAGGAAGATGACCCTTTTGATGTCACTCTAATTGACCCGGCGATGATTATTGAAGATGACGATGATGATGATTCTCCCCAAGATGATATTACAACGCAGCTAATCGATAATTCGTAG